In the Mytilus trossulus isolate FHL-02 chromosome 1, PNRI_Mtr1.1.1.hap1, whole genome shotgun sequence genome, one interval contains:
- the LOC134696605 gene encoding uncharacterized protein LOC134696605, whose protein sequence is MAIDNIQFNRNCIAARVALAVYLSGFLCFLIGLATPNWLHVDQGMQGGLWSACYYVQDVGWTCNQYKSQPEFIPAVQALAILTLLFYIVEFVVMVTVIILVLRNVGFGDYWNPKNISLVSSLVTFSAGCFSLMTLIVVAVKGKDYVADLQKDHYGILTYQQLGIDLTGSYSIGWSFGVTILSAIITFISFSLFIFEYKLLQAQIALPTEDS, encoded by the exons aTGGCAATTGATAATATTCAATTCAACCGTAACTGTATAGCTGCCAGGGTTGCTTTAGCGGTTTACTTGTCTGGGTTTCTGTGCTTTCTGATTGGGCTGGCCACACCAAACTGGCTTCATGTCGACCAAGGAATGCAAGGCGGGCTATGGAGTGCTTGTTATTATGTCCAAGACGTTGGTTGGACCTGCAATCAATATAAATCACAGCCAG aGTTTATTCCCGCAGTACAAGCTTTGGCGATACTCACATTACTGTTTTACATTGTGGAGTTTGTCGTCATGGTAACAGTTATAATATTAGTTTTGAGGAATGTTGGCTTTGGAGACTATTGGAATCCTAAGAACATATCACTGGTTTCATCCCTTGTCACCTTTTCTGCAG GTTGTTTTAGTCTGATGACGCTGATTGTTGTTGCAGTTAAAGGTAAAGACTACGTTGCAGACTTACAAAAGGATCACTATGGCATCTTAACATATCAACAGTTAGGCATCGATTTAACCGGAAGTTACTCTATTGGATGGTCGTTTGGTGTAACAATCCTGTCAGCGAtcattacatttatatcattctcgttgtttatatttgaatataagcTACTTCAGGCTCAAATAGCTTTGCCTACCGAAGATTCCTGA
- the LOC134705660 gene encoding complement C1q-like protein 4: protein MVINPLLVTIQSKLLEDKVNMILEENKDLNKLVRDMSQQINDLEREAQNRKYVYTDTGLKYAVRKDKRLLMNGLVPQQETDIVAFSATLNHVVTLGTHQAIEYDNVITNIGHAYDARHGHFIVPFKGLYLISVTGYNSPAVNVFLELVRNSQVIFNMYSDGRGGGQSGLTETLILSLDKGDMVWVRGRSSGNDIYGFPTENCNSFSGYSLQKL, encoded by the exons ATGGTTATAAATCCGTTGTTGGTAACAATACAGAGCA aattatTGGAAGACAAAGTGAACATGATTTTGGAAGAAAATAAAGACCTCAATAAGTTAGTAAGGGATATGTCACAACAAATTAATGATCTTGAGCGTGAAGctcaaaacagaaaatatgtttacaccGACACTGGTTTGAAATATGCCGTTAGAAAGGACAAAAGGCTACTTATGAACG GTTTGGTTCCTCAACAAGAAACCGATATTGTAGCCTTTTCAGCTACATTAAACCATGTTGTGACGCTTGGAACCCATCAAGCAATTGAATATGACAATGTCATTACTAATATTGGTCATGCGTACGATGCTCGCCATGGACATTTCATAGTACCCTTTAAAGGATTATACCTCATATCAGTAACAGGATACAACTCGCCAGCCGTCAATGTATTCCTTGAACTCGTTCGCAATAGCCaagtcatttttaatatgtattccGATGGTAGAGGAGGTGGGCAATCAGGCCTGACAGAAACATTGATTTTGAGCTTGGACAAGGGTGATATGGTATGGGTACGTGGTCGTTCATCCGGTAACGACATCTATGGTTTTCCAACGGAAAATTGCAATTCATTTTCTGGCTATAGCTTACAGAAGTTGTAA